From a region of the Sesamum indicum cultivar Zhongzhi No. 13 linkage group LG3, S_indicum_v1.0, whole genome shotgun sequence genome:
- the LOC105159110 gene encoding adenine phosphoribosyltransferase 1 codes for MSTLPTLSPQKILEAKIVSHCYFYSANSVKPSFFLPNPHATAARSSRRVKQLIHRGATGGASAPAGQPMSVAHMASSNVDGTDDRISRISSTIRVIPDFPKPGILFQDITTLLLDPKAFKDTIDLFVERYKDKNINVVAGVEARGFIFGPPIALAIGAKFVPMRKPKKLPGEVISEEYSLEYGTDTMEMHVGAVQPGERAIVVDDLIATGGTLNAAIRLLERVGVTVVECACVIELPELEGRVKLGNKPLFVLVSSA; via the exons ATGTCCACTCTACCTACACTCTCACCCCAAAAAATCCTCGAGGCTAAAATTGTCTCACACTGCTATTTCTACAGCGCCAATTCGGTCAAACCCAGTTTCTTCCTTCCCAACCCCCACGCCACCGCTGCGAGGAGCAGCAGAAGAGTGAAGCAGCTCATCCACCGCGGCGCAACTGGTGGCGCATCCGCACCGGCAGGGCAGCCAATGAGCGTAGCACACATGGCATCCTCAAATGTTGACGGAACAGACGATCGTATCTCTCGGATCTCCTCTACCATCCGGGTCATACCCGATTTCCCCAAACCAG GGATTCTGTTTCAGGATATAACAACGTTATTGCTTGATCCCAAGGCATTTAAGGATACGATCGATTTGTTCGTTGAGAGGTATAAGGACAAAAACATCAATGTTGTTGCGG GTGTAGAGGCAAGAGGTTTTATATTTGGTCCTCCAATTGCATTGGCTATTGGGGCAAAATTTGTTCCTATGAGAAAGCCCAAAAAATTGCCTG GGGAGGTAATATCAGAAGAGTACTCTTTGGAGTATGGAACTGACACGATGGAGATGCATGTTGGAGCTGTACAACCTGGAGAACGTGCAATTGTAGTAGATGATCTCATTGCTACAGGGGGAACCTTAAATGCAGCAATCCGCCTGCTTG AGCGCGTTGGAGTCACTGTGGTTGAATGCGCTTGTGTAATTGAATTGCCGGAACTGGAG GGTCGGGTCAAGTTAGGAAACAAGCCGCTGTTTGTTCTTGTGAGCTCAGCTTGA
- the LOC105159111 gene encoding zinc finger protein ZAT10-like: MALEALNSPTAPPPSFKFDAATYFEPWTKGKRTKRPRSLGRLHDDAPSEEEYLALCLVMLARGGAPPLHPKQSQPQPRIPMVASADPSKLVYKCSVCDKAFGSYQALGGHKASHRKLSSGDDNPTSTSTSTATTSTVATGGSGGRTHECSICHKCFPTGQALGGHKRCHYEGGAPSSKGAGAGSSVAATTTSSEGVGSTVTHRDFDLNLPALPEFWRGFSSGVEDEVESPHPAKKSRLSLPAKLEIF; the protein is encoded by the coding sequence ATGGCACTTGAAGCTTTGAACTCACCCACCGCTCCTCCACCATCCTTTAAGTTCGATGCCGCCACCTATTTTGAGCCATGGACTAAGGGCAAGCGGACCAAGCGCCCTCGCAGCCTCGGCCGCCTTCATGATGACGCCCCATCTGAAGAAGAGTACTTGGCTCTCTGCCTTGTTATGCTTGCTCGAGGCGGCGCTCCGCCCCTTCACCCTAAGCAATCGCAGCCCCAACCACGGATTCCCATGGTGGCGTCCGCTGATCCTTCTAAGTTGGTGTATAAGTGTTCCGTCTGTGATAAGGCGTTTGGATCCTACCAAGCTTTGGGAGGGCACAAGGCCAGCCACCGCAAGCTCAGTTCCGGGGATGACAACCCCACATCAacctccacctccaccgcCACCACATCCACCGTCGCTACTGGTGGTAGCGGCGGGAGGACCCATGAGTGTTCTATCTGCCACAAGTGCTTCCCCACGGGGCAGGCCTTGGGGGGCCACAAGCGATGCCACTACGAAGGCGGCGCGCCGAGCAGCAAAGGCGCGGGAGCAGGGAGCAGCGTGGCGGCGACGACGACTTCGTCGGAGGGCGTGGGCTCCACTGTTACCCACCGGGATTTCGACCTGAACCTGCCGGCTTTGCCGGAGTTCTGGCGGGGGTTCAGCTCCGGCGTTGAGGACGAAGTTGAAAGCCCCCATCCCGCCAAGAAATCCCGTCTTTCGTTGCCGGCGAAGTTGGAAATCTTTTGA
- the LOC105159112 gene encoding 26S proteasome non-ATPase regulatory subunit 14 homolog has product MAGMERLHRMFAGAGGALGHPPPDSPTLDSSEQVYISSLALLKMLKHGRAGVPMEVMGLMLGEFVDEYTVRVVDVFAMPQSGTGVSVEAVDHVFQTNMLDMLKQTGRPEMVVGWYHSHPGFGCWLSGVDINTQQSFEALNQRAVAVVVDPIQSVKGKVVIDAFRLINPQTMMLGQEPRQTTSNLGHLNKPSIQALIHGLNRHYYSIAINYRKNELEEKMLLNLHKKKWTDGLTLERFDTHSKTNEQTVQEMLNLAMKYNKAVQEEDELPPEKLAIANVGRQDAKKHLEEHVSNLMSSNIVQTLGTMLDTVVF; this is encoded by the exons ATGGCCGGCATGGAAAGACTGCACCGGATGTTCGCCGGAGCCGGCGGAGCCCTAGGCCACCCGCCGCCCGACTCCCCTACGCTCGATTCCTCCGAACAAGTCTACATCTCTTCTCTTGCCCTTCTCAAGATGCTCAAACACG GTAGAGCTGGGGTGCCGATGGAAGTAATGGGTCTGATGCTTGGGGAGTTTGTGGACGAGTATACGGTTCGTGTGGTGGACGTTTTTGCTATGCCGCAGAGTGGGACTGGGGTCAGTGTTGAGGCCGTCGATCACGTTTTCCAGACTAATATGCTTGACATGCTCAAGCAAACTGGCAG ACCTGAAATGGTGGTTGGTTGGTACCATTCACATCCAGGATTTGGATGCTGGCTTTCTGGTGTTGACATCAATACTCAACAG AGTTTTGAAGCTTTGAACCAGAGGGCAGTTGCAGTAGTGGTAGATCCAATACAGAGTGTTAAAGGGAAGGTGGTAATTGATGCCTTCCGTCTGATTAACCCTCAAACCATGATGCTCGGTCAAGAGCCAAGGCAGACAACATCCAACCTAGGGCATCTTAATAAACCGTCTATCCAA GCTCTGATTCACGGTTTAAACAGGCATTATTACTCCATAGCCATAAATTACAGGAAAAATGAACTCGAGGAGAAGATGCTCCTAAATCTTCACAAGAAAAAGTGGACAGATGGTTTGACCCTTGAGCGGTTTGATACCCACTCCAAAACAAATGAGCAGACTGTTCAG GAAATGCTAAATCTGGCTATGAAATATAACAAAGCAGTTCAGGAGGAGGATGAGCTGCCGCCAGAAAAACTAGCTATTGCTAATGTGGGAAGGCAAGATGCTAAGAAGCATCTTGAAGAACACGTCTCAAATTTGATGTCTTCAAACATTGTCCAAACACTGGGGACGATGCTTGACACTGTTGTCTTCTAG
- the LOC105159113 gene encoding LOW QUALITY PROTEIN: LOB domain-containing protein 38-like (The sequence of the model RefSeq protein was modified relative to this genomic sequence to represent the inferred CDS: inserted 2 bases in 1 codon) → MSCNGCRVLRRGCSDQCILRPCLEWIQSPQXGNATLFVSKFFGRSDLMSFIAAVPETKRPALFQSLLFEACGRTVNPVNGAVGLLSTGNWHICQAAVETVLAGGVLRPISVGIVAPNSDEASGWGNNQSTSKHKGVVHGSMGGSRNCMEKTASFGSGISEVSRENRVKGVGSKEPKLLNLFA, encoded by the exons ATGAGCTGCAATGGCTGCAGAGTTTTGAGAAGAGGATGCAGCGACCAATGCATCCTAAGGCCGTGTTTGGAATGGATCCAAAGCCCACA GGGCAACGCCACCCTCTTCGTCTCCAAGTTCTTCGGCCGCAGCGACCTTATGTCCTTCATCGCCGCTGTCCCTGAAACCAAAAGACCAG CTTTGTTCCAATCGCTGCTGTTCGAGGCGTGTGGGCGGACGGTGAACCCAGTTAACGGGGCGGTGGGGCTGCTATCCACCGGAAACTGGCATATATGTCAGGCGGCGGTGGAGACGGTGCTCGCCGGAGGCGTCCTGCGGCCGATTTCAGTGGGAATTGTGGCGCCAAACTCGGATGAAGCATCCGGATGGGGGAATAATCAAAGCACATCGAAGCACAAGGGGGTGGTGCATGGATCGATGGGAGGCAGCCGGAATTGCATGGAGAAGACGGCGTCGTTTGGGTCGGGGATATCGGAAGTTTCGCGTGAGAATAGGGTTAAAGGAGTTGGTAGCAAAGAGCCAAAACTTCTCAACCTTTTTGCTTAA